CCGCGATCCGCCGGGCGGTTGGGGCCCTGGGTGGTCGGGTGCTCGGTGGTCGGGTGTGCGGTGGTCGGGTGTGCGGTGGTCGCGCGGTTGGCGTTGGGCCTGACAACCGTCGCCGCGGTGCCATCGGCTGGGGTCGGGCGATGGATGGGGTGGGATGCCAGCGACGCGATCGGGACCGTGTCGGCGGCCAGGCGGACTCGGTTTCGGCCGGCGGCTTTGGCCGCGTACATGGCTCGGTCGGCGCGGAGCAGGAGGTCGTCGACGGTGCCGCCGTCACCTGGATACACGGCGACGCCGATGCTGACGGTGAGGTGGAACGTGTCCGGGTCCAGATCGGGATCATCGAGGACGCCGGCGCACATCGCGGCGAGTGGGCTCGCGGCGACGGCGTTCCGGAGGCGGTCCGCGGTGACGGTCGCCTCGTCGATCCCGGTGTCCGGGAGCGCGATCACGAACTCCTCGCCGCCGAACCGCCCGATCACGTCCTTGACCCGGATCGCGCTGCGCAGGATCGTCGCGACCGCGCGCAGTGCCTCGTCGCCGACCAGGTGGCCGTGCCGGTCGTTGACCAGTTTGAAGTGGTCGATGTCGATCAGCAGGACCGCCATCGGTTCGCGCTGGTTCCGGGACGTACGCAGCATCTGATCGGTGCGCCGGCGCCACCAGTCGACGCGAGTCAGGCTGGTCTTCGGGTCGGTCTGCGCCTCGGTTTCGAGCTGCCCGAGGAGCAGCGAGCGTTGCGCGGTCAGCGTGATCGGGATCGCCGCGAACGCGAACCACGGGCTGATCAGGCAGGCGCTCCCGAGCAGGACGCCGAAGGTGGCGGCGGTCGCGTCGATACAGACGTCGTCCCGGCCGCCGACCGTCTCACGCCGGCTGCTGCCCGGGACGATCAGCGAAATCGCCAGCCCGCACAGCAAAGTGTCAGTCACCACGTAGGCGGCCGCGCCGCCGATCATCGACACGACCAGGCCGAGCCCACTGTCCCCGGTCAGCTGCCGAGCCGAGACGAACACCGCGTGCGCCGCGCCGACCGCGAGCACGTGGACGGCGGTGGAGAACGCCCAGCGGTACGGAATGCACTTCCCGGCGCGGATCCGCCACCAGATCCGCAGCAGCAGCGCGACCAGGATCGCCAGCGCCGGGTGCAGGATCACCGCCGCCGCGATCATCCAGGCGGGCGCCAGGTCCTTGTGCAGCGCGCCGCCGCGGCGCCGCCGGTTCTCCACCCGGCGGGCGCCCTCGACCGAGATCAGCGCCGCCACGGTCAGCGCGACCACCACATCGAGCCCGCGCCAGTCCGGCCGGCCGGCGAAAGCGTGCGCGGCGTACCCGATGGCGGCGAGGTCGACGAGCACGACGAGGGCGAACGCCGGAACCGTCAGGGTCCAGAGCGCCCAGGATCGTACCGCTCGCCTACTCTGCGCAACCATTACCTCACACGGTACGACGAGAGAGCGTCAGGTCCCAATCCGCGACGGCGCGGCTGTGGATGACGACTTGGAAACGATCGACAATCGTTCCGTATTCAGTCGTTTGATCAACTATCAGTGCGGGTTTTCCCTTGCAGCGCAGGAAAAACCCGCTTTCGGACCTACTTCCGGCGCGCCGCGCCGAACAGGCCGCGGACGATCTCCCGGCCGGCCGTCCGGGCGAACTGCTTGAACGCGGTCGACCCGATCACCTGCTCGACCATCGACTTCTCCGGCTTCTGCGCCCGTGGCCGCGACTCCGGCTCCGGCTTGGCCTGCTCCTTCGCCTGTTCCTCGGCCGCCGCCTGCTCGGCTCCGGCCTGGACCTTCGCCGCCAGGATCTCGTACGCCGACTCGCGATCGACCGTCTCCGAGTACTTGGCGTTGTTCGGCGAGGCCTGCACGGTGGCCGTGAGCTGTTCCGCGCTGGCCGGCGCCATCAGCGACTGCGGCGCCCGCAGCCGGGTCCAGGCGACCGGGGTCGGCGCGCCCGACTCGTTCATCACGGTCACGATCGCCTCGCCGATCCCGAGCTGGGTCAGCACCTCACCGAGGTCGTACGACGAGCTCGGGAACGTCGACACGGTCGCCTTCAGCGCCTTCGCGTCGTTCGGCGTGTGCGCCCGGAGCTGGTGCTGGACGCGCGAACCGAGCTGCGCCAGAACCGCGTCCGGTACGTCCTTCGGCGTCTGGGTGACGAAGAAGACGCCGACGCCCTTCGACCGGATCAGGCGGACGGTCTGCGCGATCGAGTCCAGGAACGCCTTCGACGCGTCGTTGAAGAGCAGGTGCGCCTCGTCGAAGAAGAACACCAGCTTCGGCTTGTCCACGTCGCCGACCTCGGGCAGGTCGTGGTACAGGTCCGCGAGCAGCCACATCAGGAAGGTGGAGAACAGCGCCGGCCGGTCCTGCAGGTTGGGCAGCTCGAGCAGCGAGATGACGCCCTTGCCGTCGCGCTGCTGGAGCAGGTCGGCGGTGTCGAACTCGGGCTCGCCGAAGAACGCCTCGGCACCCTGGTCGGCGAACCCGATCAGCGCCCGCAGGATGACGCCCGCGGTCGCCGCCGACAGTCCGCCGAGATCCTTCAGGTCCGCCTTGCCCTCGTCCGAGGTCAGGTGCTGGATGACGGCCCGCAGGTCCTTCAGGTCCAGCAGCGTCAGGCCGGCCTTGTCGGCGTAGTGGAAGATCAGCCCGAGCGACGATTCCTGTACGTCGTTCAGCCCGAGCACCTTGGACAGCAGCACCGGCCCGAACGAGGTGATGGTGGCTCGGATCGGGATGCCCGTACCCTGCCCGCCGAGCGCGTAGAACTCGGTCGGGAAGCCGGTGGCGGTCCAGTCCTGGCCGATCGCCTTGGTCCGGGCCAGCAGTTTGTCGCCGCCCGCGCCCGGCTGGGAGATCCCGGACAGGTCGCCCTTCACGTCGGCCGCGAAGACCGCGACGCCGGCCGCGGAGAGCTGCTCGGCCATCAGCTGCAGCGTCTTCGTCTTACCGGTACCGGTGGCGCCCGCGACCAGGCCGTGCCGGTTCATCATCCCGAGCGGGATCCGGACCGCCGCCTCCGGTTCCGGCGTACCGTCGATCAGCAGCGCGCCCAGCTCGAGCGCCGCCCCATCGAACGCGTACCCCTGCTTGACGGTCTCCACCACGTCGGCTTTCTCGGCCATCTCAGCGTGCCTTCCCCGGTTGCCTGACGGTTGTCGGACTTGTGCCTGACTTACCCGTCGGAATGTTAGTCCTCCGGCGCCGCTGGGAGACGCCTGACGGCGCCGAAAGGTTGCTTCGGGTCACCGGACTATTCCGGTGACATTGCCTACCTCTCGTACGACCTGGAACCCCGCTAGACTTCGGGGGGTGATCTTCAAGCGTGTCGGGGACGACAAGCCGTACCCGGACCACGGGCTGCGGCCGAAGGACTGGTCTTCGCTGCCGCCACGGCAGGTGCGGCTGGACGAGCTCGTCACGACCAAGGGCACCCTTGACCTGAACGCGCTGCTGGACGAGGACTCGACCTTCTACGGCGACCTGTTCGCGCATGTAGTGGAGTGGAAGGGCGACATGTACCTCGAGGACGGGCTGCACCGGGCGCTGCGCGCCGCGCTGCAGCAGCGTCAGGTCCTGCACGCCCGGGTCCTGGTAGTGGACTGACCAATGGCTGCCGCTCACGGGGGGTGGAGCAGATGACAGCGATACATCCGCAACCGAGGCCGCACTCGCGGGCCCGGTGGCGTACGCCGATCACGATGGTGATCCTGCTCGGCATCCTGGCCGGCGGCGGCTGGTGGGGCTGGAAGGCGATCAGCAGCAGCGCCGACCCGACCTGCGTCGCGCAGAAGCTGCCGAACAACCGCCTGGTGCCCAAACAGGTGGTCCTGAACGTGTACAACGGCGGCGCCCGGGCCGGATCGGCCGGCCGGGTCGCGGAGGTGCTGAAGAAGTACGGGTTCAACATCAACAAGATCTCGAACGAGCCCAAGGGCGACAAGGTCGACGTGGTGTCGCTGCGCGGCGCGAGCGCGAACGCGCCCGAGATGCTGCTGGTCGCCGGTCAGCTGAACCAGAAGGCGGTGATGGTCGCCGACGGCCGCACCGACCACACCGTCGACCTGGTGATCGGCGCCGGCTTCGGCTCGGTCAAGCTCAAGGGCATCCCGTCGGTCTCGGTCCCGGCCGGCACCGAGGTCTGCCTGCCGGTGATCCGTACCCCGCAGCCGATCCCCTCCGGCCAGAACCCGAACTGACCCTGCCCAGCACGCGCTAGTGCTGTTCCCGGCCGCGTTCACCGAACCAGCCGGCCAGGCGACCGGCCCGGGAGACGGCACGCAGGCGGCTCACGGTCTGCTCGCGGACCGGGCTCGGAGCAACCACCAGCAGTGAGTCGGCGGCCCGCAGGACGGTCCGCCGATCGGGTACGAACGTCTGCTTGTTGCGGATCACCAGCGACACCGACACGCCTGGCGGGAGCCGGAGCTCGCCGATCTCCACCCCGGCCAGTTTGGACTCGCTCGGGACGTGTACCTGGAGCATGTCCGCGCCGAGCGACTCGAGCGGCGCCACGTCGATGTCCACTTCGTGCGCCGCGTTCTCGTCCAGTACCTTCAGCCGGGCCGCCAACCAGGGCAGGGAGGGGCCTTGGAGTAGCGTGAACACCAGCACGAGCACGAACACCACGTCGAAGATCCGGTCCGCATGCGGTACGCCCTCGGCCAGCGGGATCGTCGCCAGCACGATCGGTACGGCGCCACGCAGGCCCGCCCAGGCGATGAATGTCTGTTCGCGCCACGGCAATCGGAACGGCGTGGCCGAGATCGCCACCGACGCGAACCGCCCGACCACCGTCACGGCCACACCGATGACCAGCGCGACCACCACATCGTTCAATACGAAGCGCCCTGGCGACGCCAGCAGGCCGAGCATCACGAACAACCCGATCTGAGCCAGCCAGGCGATCCCGTCGACGAACGACCGGGTCGCCATCCGGTGCGGCAGCTCCGCCCGTCCGAGTACGAGCGAGGTCACGTACACCGCCGCGAACCCGGAGACATGCAGCAGGACGGAACCACCCGCGTACGAGATGAAGGCGACCGACAGCACCGTCAGTGGGTAGAGCCCGGCCGAGCCGAGTGCCATCCGGCGGATCAGGCGGACGCTCACCCAGCCAACGGCCAGACCGAAAAGCGCGCCGACCACCAGCTCGTACAGGACCAGGCCGCTGAACGCCAGGAGGCCCTTTTCGCCGACCTCGCCCGTGCTCACGAGTGTGACGAGCAACACGGTCGGGGCGTCGTTCAGCCCGGACTCGGCTTCCAGCGCGCCGCGGAGGCGCGGCCGGATCGGCACTTTTCGGAGTACGGAGAACACCGCGGCTGCGTCCGTGGGGGAGGTGATCGCGCCGAGCAGCACGGACAGCTGCCAACTGAGCCCGAGGACGAAATGCGCTACACAGGCGACCACGCCGACGCTGACGGCGACACCGAGTGTTGCCAGTACGAGCCCAAGTGGCATCACCGGGCGTACTTCGTTCCATCTGGTGGTCAGACCGCCCTCGGTCAGGATCACCACCAGCGCGGCGAACCCCAGAGCGTGCGCGAGCTGGGCGTTCTCGAAGTCGATGTGGCCCGGGCCGGACTCGCCGAGCAGCAGGCCCATCCCGAGGTAGATCAGCAGCGACGGAAGCCCGATCCGGCCCGACAGGCGCACGGCCACCACGGCGACCAGCAGGATCGCCGCACCGGCCAGCAGAATCCGGTCGAGCTCGGCAACGTCCATGGGGGCCTCTCGTCGAGCGTCAGGTCCCGAGTCAGGTCCAGAGAGACGAAAACCCTGACGCATCACACAGCATCAGGGTCTTCGACTCTCTGCCGCCCCTAAAGGCGGTTTGGCGGTGGCGGAGGGATTTGAACCCTCGGACGGGGGTTGCCCGTCACGCGCTTTCGAGGCGCGCTCCTTCGGCCGCTCGGACACGCCACCGCCGAGGACACTATCAAGATCTGTGGCCGATGAAGAAATCGCGCAGCCTGGCACCCGCCTCGTCGGCCAGCACCCCGCCCACTACCTCGGGCCGATGGTTCAGCCGACGGTCCCGGACCACGTCCCAGAGTGATCCGACCGCGCCCGCCTTCTCGTCGTACGCGGCGAACACCAGCCGGTCCAGCCGGGACAGCACGATCGCCCCCGCACACATCGTGCACGGCTCCAAGGTGACCACGAGGGTGCAGCCGGTCAGCCGCCACTCACCGACGTGTTCGGCGGCCGCCCGGATCGCCAGCACCTCGGCGTGCGCGGTCGGGTCGCCGGTCGCCTCGCGCTCATTGTGACCGCGGCCGATGATCTCGCCCTCCTCGGTCACCACCAGCGCACCGATCGGTACGTCCGGCAGCGCCAGCTCGCCCTCCTCCAGGGCCAGCGCCATCAACCGCGACCACTCCCGCCGCAGCAATGGGCTAGCCAAGGGCTTCGAGCGCGTCGTGGAACTGGTTGCCGAACCCGAGCTCCTCGGCGATCTCCTCCAGCATCTCCTCCGGGAGCAGGTCGACGTCGTCGCAGAGCGCGCCGAGGTCCATCGCGTTCATGCCCAGGTCTGCGATGATCGTCAGGTCGCCGGCCGGGACCTGCTCGTCGTCGTCATCGGCCAGCGGGATGTCCAGCTCGTCCACGATCTGCCGGGCCAGCGGCCATTCGGTCGCCGCGGTGACGTCGGAGATCAGCAGCCGGGCGCGGCCGCCGAGCACCCGGACCAGGACGAAGAAGTCCTCGTCGACGGACACCATCCCGAGTACGCCACCCTCGCCCGGGTAGCGGCGCAGCGCCGACACCAGCGTGGAGAGGTCCGGCTCGCCGCGGAGCACGAGTGGAGTCACCGTCCAGTTCCCGTCCTCGGTGTACGCGGCAACCGCGAAGTCGAGGTCAGTGGTCCCAGCCAAGGCATCAGACACGGCCTCATCGTCCCAGACTCGGACGATCCAGGGGAGATTCCGGATCGTCAGCCCATCACAATTACATCTCGCCGCCCTGCGGGCGGACCCGCCACGACGGGGTGTCACCCACCCCAAACCGGTTTGGGGTGGGTTCTGTCCGTGGAGCGGGGAAGGTTGTACCCCTGGAATGGACCGCTAGGCGCCCCAAACCGGTTTGGGGGCTGTGGCGGCGGCGGGGGATGCTCCTATGGATGGTCAAGGGGTTTGTGGTTTGGTGAGGACGTAGTAGATCTCGCGTGCGATGAGGCGTTTGAGGCATCGGATGATGTCTTTCTTGGACAGTCCGTTGGTTGTGCGGCGTTCGAGGTAGGCGCGGGTGCGTGGGTCCCAGCGGAGTCGGCTGATGACGATGGTGTAGAGGGCTGAGTTGGCTTGGCGATCGCCGCCGCGGTTGAGTCGGTGGCGGTGGGTCTGGCCGGATGATGCGGGGATGGGGGCGACTCCGCAGAGCATCGCGAAGGCGCCTTCGGAGTGGATGCGTTCTGGGTTTTGTCCGATGGTGACCAGGAGTTGGCCGGCGACATCGGGGCCGACGCCGTTGAGGGTGAGCAGTTCGGGGTTGATCGTGTTGATGAGTTCGGTGATGAGTTGATCGAGCTCGGCGATCTCGTGCTGGGCTGCGAGGTGACGGCGGGCCAGGGAGCGTAGCGCGGTTTTGACGGCGTGTTGTGGGATCGCGATCTGATTAGGGTCGGGTCGCAGGTTGTGGCAGGTGTCGATCAGGCGCGGGTTGGTGAGGCCGCGTAGTTGCTGGCGCAGGTCGTGTGGTGCGGTGACGATCAGGGCCTTGATTCTGCGCAGGCAGTCAGCGCGCTGGCTGACGGCGCTGTTGCGGGCGATGCGCAGGTTCCGTAGTGCCTCGACCTGCCCGTCACGGTTCTTGGGGATGCCGGTGCGTACTTTGCCCAAAGCGGCTCGGGCGGCTGCTTCGGCGTCGATCGGGTCGGACTTGCCTGCTGTCCGGCGGGTTTTACGACTGGGCCGGTCGATCTCGACCACGGTCACACCCTGCCCGGTCAGGTAGCCGGTCAGGCCCGACCCGTAAGCGCCGGTGCCCTCGACACCGATCAGAACGACCGGCCCGAACGAGCCCAGCCAGGCCAGCAAAGCCGCATAGCCGGCACCAGTGGCGGGAAAGGTCTGGTGACCGAGCATCCGGCCCGTCTGGTCGATCGCAGCCGCCGTATGGGTATCGCGGTGAGTGTCGACACCACCGGTGATCTCGGCCTGGGACACGGCATCTGGCTGTGCGATGGTAGACATCGCCGTCCTTCCATTCGACACGGTCAGGGCGGCACGCACCAGCCGAGCGACGGACAAAACAGTGATGGGTGCCTGCTGGCACAGGCTCCTATGAAGTCACGAGTTCTCGCCGAGTGAGTGCAAGCGAACCCCGCAGCAGGTCGACCGACAGATCCCGTTCAAGACCCGAAGTCAGTTAGGGGCCGAGTCAGGACGACCACTGCGGGGTCCACGCCTACATCCTCACTGTTAGTGGTGGAAGGTGGCTCGGCGCATTGCTTCGCGGAGTTGGCGGACCTTGGCTCGGCGGGGGGCGATCCGGTCGCGGAGGGCGCGGGCCTCGTCGCGTTCGCGCAGGAACGCGGCACGGCGGCGCAAGCGGTCCAGCTGCTCAGGGCTCTTCTCGGCCATCGGCGTACTCCCTGGGGGGCGAGGTCAGGGCAGATTCCGGTGCAGCTCCAAGTCTGGCAGCGAGCGCTGTTTCCGGTCGCGAATCGCCGACGGTACCGTTCGGGCTTATGCAGATCCTCGTTGTGGACCACCCGCTCGTCGCTCACAAGCTCACCGCGCTACGCGACGAGCACACGGACTCACCCACGTTCCGGCGGCTGACCGAGGAACTCGTCACGCTGCTCGCCTACGAGGCGACGCGGGACGTCCGGACCGGTCCGGTCACCGTCCAGACCCCGGTCGCGGCCGCGCCGGGCGTCAAGCTGACCTCACCGAAGCCGCTGGTGGTACCCATCCTGCGCGCCGGGCTCGGCATGCTGGAGGGGATGACCCGGTTGCTGCCGACCGCCGAGGTCGGGTTCCTGGGCATGATCCGGAACGAGGAGACGCTGACCGCGTCGACGTACGCCGAGCGGTTGCCGGAGGACCTGTCCGGCCGCCAGTGCTACGTACTCGACCCGATGCTCGCCACCGGCGGCACGCTCGCGGCGGCGATCCAGTTCCTGGTCGATCGCGGCGCCGACCACATCACCGCGATCTGTCTGCTGGCCGCGCCGGAGGGCGTACAGCGGGTCGAACGCGAACTGACCGACCTGGACGTCCCGTGCAACCTGGTGGTCGCCGCGATGGACTCCCACCTGAACGAGAAGGGCTACATCGTGCCGGGGCTGGGCGACGCAGGTGACCGTTTGTATGGGGTAGCGCAGTAAGAAAAGACGGTTGGGGGGAGGGTTGGGCGACGCCGGCGATCGGCTGTACGGCGTCGCCCAGTAGGTCCAGCTAGACCAGCGTGTTGCGGTAGAAGAGGTTGGCTCGGCGGGCGCCGGTGACGCCGGAGGCGAAGCCGAAGTACAGGCGGGCGGTCGCATCGGTGGAACCGTAGACTGCCATCCCTTCAGCTTCCCGGTACGTCAGGCTCTTCCCGGCCAGGGTCAGGAACGAGTCGACGATCTCACCGGCATTGATGTCGTAGCACCACAGCTTCGAGTTCGCCTTGGTCTCGTCAGGCTCACCCGGATACGCCTCGCCTTCCCAGAAGTACGCGTACGACCCGTACAACGTCCAGCCCTGGAAGTCGATCCCCGGCGTCAGCGCGGGCTGCTTGAACGATGCGAGCACGGTGGAGAAATCACCGGCCCGCGCCGCCGCCAGCGAGTACACGTTGATGTGCATCCCGTCCGCGAGCGCATAGCGTACGCCGAGTCGCCCGAAGCGCTGATCGGTCGCGGGGGTGAAGATCGTTCCGTTCGAGACCGGCTTCCACTTGGTCACCGACGCCGTCGTCAGCGTTTTCCCGCTCTGCCAGGGGAATCGGCAGATCTGGCGGCCGCGTCCGTTCGTCGTGTCGACATCGGTCTCGGTCCAGATGTACGTCGTGCTGCCGGATGCTTCGGCGCCGATCGAGACGGCATGACCGAAGCCGGTCAGGTACATGTACCCGAGCTCGTTGCCGGCGAAGTCGAGCCGGGTCAGGGTCAGGTCGCCACCGTTGCTCACGCTGCCGCCGCGTACCTGCGCGGCGAACAGCCGGTTGTTGGGCGTGTCGAACGCGAACGACTGCATCACGGTCGCGTCGTGCAACGGCTGACTGCGAAAGAACTCGTTGGTGGTCGCGCTCATCTTGAAGCGCTTGGTCGTCGGTAGGGCGGTCGGGGACAGGTTCCGGGCGGTGGCCGTCGGCAGCCCAAAGGTGCCGGCGGCAACAACTGCCCCGGCACCCGTCAGCAACCCACGACGGGAGAGTTTGTCCATGCATTCAGACGGTAAGTGATTTACCGCGAACTGTCACCAGTTCGAACTATGTTTCCTGTGAAGATCACGGTGAGTGATGTTAAGAAGGAATCGAAGCAATCCCGTCAAACAAGTTGCCCAAGGCATCTAGAACGCGTACGGGTACGGTGACCAATCAGCCGGACGCTTTTGCAGGAAGGAATCCCGGCCCTCGGCCGCCTCGTCGGTGCCGTACGCCAACCGGGTCGCCTCGCCGGCGAACAGCTGCTGCCCGACCAGACCGTCGTCGATCAGGTTGAACGCGTACTTGAGCATCCGCTGCGCGGTCGGCGACTTCGCGCAGATCTTCTTGCCCCACTCCAGCGCCACCGTCTCCAGCTCGGCGTGCGGCACCACCTTGTTGACCATGCCCATCCGGCAGGCGTCGTCGGCCGTGTACTCGTCGCCGAGGAAGAAGATCTCCCGGGCGAACTTCTGCCCGACCTGCCGCGCCAGGTACGCCGAACCGAACCCACCGTCGAACGACGCCACGTCCGCGTCGGTCTGCTTGAACCGCGCGTGCTCCGCCGACGCCAGCGTCAGGTCCGCGACCACGTGCAGGCTGTGCCCGCCACCCGCGGCCCAGCCCGGAACGACACAGATCACCACCTTCGGCATGAAGCGGATCAGTCGCTGCACCTCAAGAATGTGCAGCCGGCCGGCGCGCGCCGGGTCGATCGTGTCAGCCGTCGTCCCCTCGGCGTACTTGTAACCGTCCTTGCCCCGAATCCGCTGATCGCCACCGGAGCAGAACGCCCAGCCGCCGTCCTTCGCGGACGGTCCGTTGCCGGTGAGCAGTACACACCCGACATCGCTCGACATCCGGGCGTGGTCCAGGACGCGGTACAACTCGTCGACCGTTTGCGGCCGGAACGCGTTCCGTACCTCGGGGCGGTTGAAAGCGATCCGTACGACGCCGGCGTCGACCGCGCGGTGGTAGGTGATGTCGGTCAGCTCGAAGCCGTCCACCTGCTTCCAGGCCGACGGGTCGAAGATCTCGGAAACAGTCACCCAGGCAGCATATTTCAGCCCACCTACTCAGCCCCGGGCGGTGCTCTCCCGCAGCACTACCTCCGCCTTGAACGTCTCGGTCGTCACGTCGCCGCCCTCGACCGCCAGTTCCAGCGCCCGGCGGCCCATCTGCTCCAGTGGCAAGCGGACCGTCGTCAGGCCGGGCCACACGTCCCGCAAGGTCGCGATGTCGTCGAATCCGGCCACGCCCAGCTTGCCCGGTACGTCGACGCCCCGCGCGCGCAACGCGGACATCGCGCCGACCGCCATCACGTCGTTGACCGCGAACACACAGTCCAGGTCGATATGCCGGTCCAGCAGTTGTTCAGCCGCCGCGTACCCACCGTCCCGGGTGAAGTCGCCGGCCTCGACCGCCACCGGCCGCAGGCCCGACTCGGCCAGCCCGGCGACGAAACCGTCACGCCGATCCCGCGCGGTGGCGAGGCTCTCCGGACCACCGAGCACGGCGAACTTCCGCCAGCCCAGCCCGACCAGCGCGCGGGCCAGATCCGCTGAGCCGGCCCGGTTGTCCGGCTCGACCGTGTGCGCCGGCATCCCGGACTGGCTGACCAGCGCCAGACCCGCGCCGGAGTTGAGGAAACTCTCCACCTCCGCCGCCGTCCGGGACAGGCTCTCCTGGTCGGTCCGGCGGCTGCCGATCATCAC
The genomic region above belongs to Kribbella solani and contains:
- a CDS encoding 1,4-dihydroxy-2-naphthoyl-CoA synthase; amino-acid sequence: MTVSEIFDPSAWKQVDGFELTDITYHRAVDAGVVRIAFNRPEVRNAFRPQTVDELYRVLDHARMSSDVGCVLLTGNGPSAKDGGWAFCSGGDQRIRGKDGYKYAEGTTADTIDPARAGRLHILEVQRLIRFMPKVVICVVPGWAAGGGHSLHVVADLTLASAEHARFKQTDADVASFDGGFGSAYLARQVGQKFAREIFFLGDEYTADDACRMGMVNKVVPHAELETVALEWGKKICAKSPTAQRMLKYAFNLIDDGLVGQQLFAGEATRLAYGTDEAAEGRDSFLQKRPADWSPYPYAF
- a CDS encoding LacI family DNA-binding transcriptional regulator, with the translated sequence MNLRAPVTLLDVAQRAGVSVATASRVLNGGDRVPRPELQERVKAAADELGYTPNAQAQALAKSSTNVVGILVHDIEDPYFAAIANGVMRAADERNLLVMMASTFRDSDREIAYLSSLRAQRARAAVMIGSRRTDQESLSRTAAEVESFLNSGAGLALVSQSGMPAHTVEPDNRAGSADLARALVGLGWRKFAVLGGPESLATARDRRDGFVAGLAESGLRPVAVEAGDFTRDGGYAAAEQLLDRHIDLDCVFAVNDVMAVGAMSALRARGVDVPGKLGVAGFDDIATLRDVWPGLTTVRLPLEQMGRRALELAVEGGDVTTETFKAEVVLRESTARG